A stretch of Shinella zoogloeoides DNA encodes these proteins:
- the trbB gene encoding P-type conjugative transfer ATPase TrbB — MASIHHRQEASQRGARMLRTALGSAIARFLEDPAVVEVMLNPDGRIWVDRLSEGLADTGETMTAADGERIVRLVAHHVGAEVHARSPRVSAELPESGERFEGLLPPVVASPAFAIRKPAVAVFTLDDYVAAGIMTADQAVKLRTAVQSRANILVAGGTSTGKTTLTNALLAEVAKTADRVVIIEDTRELQCAAPNLVAMRTKDGVATLSDLVRSSLRLRPDRIPIGEVRGSEALDLLKAWGTGHPGGIGTIHAGSGIGALRRLEQLIQEAVVTVPRALIAETIDLVAVLSGRGSSRRLAELARVDGIDPATGDYRITPATTSNGEAE; from the coding sequence ATGGCATCTATCCACCACAGGCAGGAAGCGAGCCAGCGTGGCGCGCGCATGCTGCGCACCGCGCTCGGCAGCGCCATCGCGCGATTTCTGGAAGACCCGGCCGTGGTCGAGGTGATGCTGAATCCCGATGGGCGCATCTGGGTGGATCGGCTTTCCGAAGGGCTGGCCGACACCGGCGAGACGATGACGGCCGCCGATGGCGAGCGCATCGTGCGTCTGGTCGCGCACCATGTCGGTGCGGAGGTCCACGCCCGCTCGCCGCGCGTCTCGGCCGAGTTGCCGGAATCGGGTGAGCGTTTTGAGGGGCTGCTTCCGCCAGTCGTAGCATCACCCGCCTTCGCTATTCGCAAGCCGGCTGTCGCGGTCTTCACGCTCGACGATTATGTGGCCGCCGGCATCATGACGGCCGACCAGGCGGTGAAGCTGCGCACGGCGGTCCAGTCCCGCGCCAACATACTCGTCGCTGGGGGCACTTCTACCGGCAAGACAACGCTGACCAACGCGCTGCTCGCCGAAGTGGCGAAGACAGCAGATCGCGTCGTCATCATCGAGGATACCCGCGAGCTGCAATGCGCAGCGCCGAACCTGGTCGCGATGCGGACCAAGGATGGCGTTGCCACGCTTTCCGATCTCGTCCGCTCCTCGCTTCGCCTCCGGCCCGACCGCATTCCCATCGGCGAGGTCCGCGGTTCAGAAGCGCTCGACCTGCTCAAAGCCTGGGGCACCGGCCACCCCGGCGGCATAGGCACCATCCACGCTGGCTCCGGCATCGGCGCGCTGCGTCGCCTCGAGCAACTCATCCAGGAAGCCGTCGTCACCGTTCCGCGCGCGCTGATCGCCGAGACCATCGATCTCGTCGCCGTCCTCTCCGGCCGCGGCTCGTCGCGCCGGCTCGCCGAGCTCGCGCGTGTCGACGGCATCGATCCCGCCACCGGCGACTACCGCATCACCCCCGCAACCACCTCGAATGGAGAAGCTGAATGA
- a CDS encoding conjugal transfer protein TraG has product MSGTKILWGQITIVFLIVLVTTWGATQYVAWSLGYQAQLGEPWFRLFGVPIYFPAAIMWWWYFYDAYAPGIFATGGMIAASGGFIAIAVAIGMSVWRAREQKNVATYGSARWAEKPEIEAAGLLDPDGVVLGRYDREYLRHDGPEHVLCFAPTRSGKGVGLVVPSLLTWPGSAIVHDIKGENWTLTAGFRSLHGRVLLFDPTNPKSSACNPLLEVRRGEWEVRDVQNIADILVDPEGSLDKRNHWEKTSHSLLVGAILHVLYAEPEKTLAGVANFLSDPKRPVESTLRAMMKTAHLGEAGPHPVVASAARELLNKSDNERSGVLSTAMSFLGLYRDPVVAEVTRRCDWRISDIVGGEHPTTLYLVVPPSDINRTKPLIRLLFNQIGRRLTEELQAKTGRHRLLLMLDEFPALGRLDFFETALAFMAGYGLKSFLIAQSLNQIEKAYGPNNSILDNCHVRVSFATNDERTAKRVSDALGTATEMKAMKNYAGHRLSPWLGHLMVSRSETARQLLTPGEIMQLPPADEIVMVAGIPPIRAKKARYYEDARFRERLMSPPALNRPEHIRPDDWTSLPIPARPEALNAQPAGRSDDEDPTESERRLQHELHRVKPVEKKAPIENEFEIEPPDDVDEDAVRNQRMIRQMQGVARQVSLDPNDGMEL; this is encoded by the coding sequence ATGTCCGGCACCAAGATCCTCTGGGGACAGATCACGATCGTCTTCCTGATCGTGCTCGTTACCACCTGGGGCGCGACGCAGTATGTTGCGTGGAGCCTCGGCTATCAGGCGCAGCTCGGCGAGCCGTGGTTCAGGCTCTTCGGCGTTCCGATCTATTTTCCGGCCGCTATCATGTGGTGGTGGTACTTTTACGACGCCTACGCGCCGGGCATATTCGCGACCGGCGGCATGATCGCTGCGTCGGGCGGTTTCATCGCGATCGCGGTCGCCATCGGCATGTCGGTCTGGCGAGCGCGCGAACAGAAGAATGTCGCCACCTATGGCTCGGCCCGCTGGGCAGAGAAGCCCGAGATCGAGGCTGCGGGTCTGCTCGATCCCGACGGCGTGGTACTCGGCCGATACGATCGCGAGTATCTGCGCCATGATGGGCCGGAGCATGTGCTGTGCTTTGCGCCTACCCGATCCGGCAAGGGTGTCGGTCTCGTCGTGCCTTCGCTCCTCACCTGGCCGGGCTCGGCGATCGTCCATGATATCAAGGGTGAGAACTGGACGCTGACCGCGGGCTTCCGGTCACTCCATGGCCGTGTGTTGCTGTTCGATCCGACCAATCCCAAATCCTCCGCCTGCAATCCGCTGCTCGAGGTCCGCCGGGGCGAATGGGAGGTTCGCGACGTCCAGAACATCGCCGACATTCTCGTTGATCCCGAGGGGAGCCTGGACAAAAGGAATCACTGGGAAAAGACCAGCCATTCACTTCTGGTCGGTGCAATCCTGCATGTCCTCTATGCCGAGCCGGAAAAGACTCTGGCCGGCGTCGCCAACTTCCTCTCCGATCCGAAGCGCCCGGTTGAGTCGACGCTGCGCGCCATGATGAAGACAGCGCATCTGGGCGAGGCCGGCCCACACCCTGTCGTGGCCAGCGCGGCGCGCGAGCTCCTCAACAAATCCGACAATGAGCGCTCCGGCGTTCTATCAACCGCCATGTCGTTTCTCGGATTGTACCGCGATCCTGTCGTTGCCGAGGTCACGCGGCGCTGCGACTGGCGGATCAGCGACATCGTCGGCGGCGAGCATCCGACGACGCTCTACCTCGTCGTGCCGCCCAGCGACATCAACCGGACCAAGCCGCTGATCCGCCTGCTGTTCAATCAGATCGGCCGTCGCCTGACCGAAGAGCTCCAGGCGAAGACCGGGCGCCATCGTCTCCTCCTCATGCTCGACGAGTTTCCCGCGCTCGGCCGCCTCGACTTCTTCGAGACCGCGCTGGCCTTCATGGCGGGGTATGGGTTGAAGAGCTTCCTGATCGCGCAATCGCTGAACCAGATCGAGAAAGCCTATGGGCCGAACAATTCGATCCTCGACAACTGCCATGTTCGCGTGAGCTTCGCGACGAACGACGAGCGGACGGCCAAGCGCGTCTCGGACGCGCTCGGGACGGCCACCGAGATGAAGGCCATGAAAAACTATGCCGGGCACCGTCTGTCGCCCTGGCTCGGCCACCTGATGGTGTCCCGCTCGGAAACCGCCCGCCAGTTGCTCACGCCGGGCGAGATCATGCAGCTTCCGCCGGCCGACGAGATCGTCATGGTCGCCGGCATTCCGCCGATCCGGGCGAAAAAGGCTCGCTACTATGAGGATGCCCGTTTCCGCGAACGCCTAATGTCGCCGCCCGCCCTGAACCGCCCGGAACATATTCGTCCGGACGACTGGACCAGCCTGCCGATCCCGGCGCGGCCGGAAGCGCTCAATGCGCAACCCGCAGGTCGATCCGACGACGAGGACCCGACCGAATCCGAACGGCGGCTGCAGCACGAGCTCCACCGGGTAAAGCCGGTAGAAAAGAAAGCGCCGATCGAGAACGAGTTCGAGATCGAGCCGCCTGACGACGTCGATGAGGATGCCGTGCGCAACCAGCGCATGATCCGCCAGATGCAGGGCGTCGCACGGCAGGTCTCGCTCGATCCGAATGACGGCATGGAACTGTAG
- the trbE gene encoding conjugal transfer protein TrbE, with product MMNLAEYRRTAARLADYLPWVALVAPGVVLNKDGSFQRTARFRGPDLDSSVAAELIAVASRINNAFRRLGLGWSIFVEAQRYEAATYPDNIFPDPASALVDAERKADFEEAGAHFVSSYFLTFLFLPPAEEAARTESWLYEGRERSGVDPYEILRAFTDRTDRVLALLDGFMPSCGWLDDSETLTYLHSSVSTKRHRVRVPETPIYLDALLADQPLTGGLEPRLGDQNLRVLTVVGFPTATTPGLLDDLNRLAFPYRWSTRAILLDKTDATKLLTKIRRQWFAKRKSIAAILKEVMTNEQSVLVDTDAANKAADADMALQELGADVAGMAYVTATITVWDADPRLADEKLRLVEKVIQGRDFTAMIETVNAVDAWLGSLPGHVYANVRQPPISTLNLAHMIPLSAVWAGPERDDHFDAPPLLYGRTEGSTPFRLSLHVGDVGHTLVVGPTGAGKSVLLALMALQFRRYLRSQVFAFDFGGSIRAASLAMGGDWHDLGGGLTEGSESSVSLQPLARIHDTYERAWAADWTVAILLREGIKITPEAKEHIWTALTSLASAPVGERTITGLSVLLQSNELKQALRPYCVGGPYGRLLDAEAEHLGSADVQAFEIEGLVGTGAAPAVLAYLFHRIGDRLDGRPTLLIIDEGWLALDDEGFAGQLREWLKTLRKKNASVIFATQSLSDIDNSDIAPAIIESCPTRLLLPNERAVEPQITAIYRRFGLNDRQIEILARATPKRDYYCQSRRGNRLFELGLSELGLALCAASSKSDQTLIANLVAEHGREGFLAAWLEARELGWAIDLLPNFPTLTPQPEKDLQP from the coding sequence ATGATGAATCTCGCCGAATATCGTCGCACTGCCGCTCGCCTCGCCGACTATTTGCCATGGGTCGCTCTGGTCGCTCCCGGCGTCGTGCTGAACAAGGATGGCTCGTTTCAGCGCACGGCCCGCTTTCGGGGTCCGGATCTGGATTCCTCCGTCGCGGCCGAGCTGATTGCCGTTGCGAGCCGCATCAACAACGCTTTCCGCCGCCTTGGCCTGGGCTGGAGCATTTTCGTCGAGGCGCAACGGTACGAGGCTGCCACCTATCCCGACAACATCTTTCCCGATCCCGCGTCGGCTTTGGTCGATGCCGAGCGCAAGGCCGACTTCGAAGAAGCCGGCGCACATTTCGTATCGAGCTATTTTCTCACATTCCTGTTTCTTCCACCGGCCGAGGAAGCAGCGCGCACCGAGTCCTGGCTTTATGAAGGGCGTGAGCGCTCGGGCGTCGACCCGTACGAGATTCTGCGTGCCTTCACCGACCGCACCGATCGCGTGCTGGCGCTGCTCGACGGTTTCATGCCGTCCTGCGGCTGGCTCGATGACAGCGAGACGCTGACCTACCTGCATTCCAGCGTGTCGACGAAACGCCATCGTGTCCGCGTACCGGAAACGCCGATCTATCTCGACGCGCTGCTCGCCGATCAGCCGCTCACCGGCGGTCTGGAGCCACGTCTTGGCGATCAGAACCTGCGTGTGCTGACCGTCGTCGGCTTCCCGACCGCGACAACGCCGGGCCTGCTCGACGATCTGAACCGGCTGGCCTTCCCGTATCGCTGGTCAACGCGTGCGATCCTCCTCGACAAGACCGACGCGACCAAGCTGCTGACCAAAATTAGGCGGCAGTGGTTCGCCAAGCGCAAGTCGATTGCCGCGATCCTCAAGGAGGTGATGACCAACGAACAGTCGGTGCTGGTGGACACCGACGCCGCCAACAAGGCCGCCGACGCGGACATGGCCTTGCAGGAGCTCGGCGCCGACGTCGCCGGCATGGCCTATGTCACCGCCACGATCACGGTCTGGGACGCCGACCCGCGTCTTGCCGACGAAAAACTGCGGCTGGTCGAGAAGGTCATCCAGGGCCGCGACTTCACGGCGATGATCGAGACGGTGAACGCGGTGGACGCCTGGCTCGGCAGTCTGCCCGGCCATGTCTATGCAAACGTGCGTCAGCCGCCGATCTCGACGCTCAATCTCGCCCACATGATTCCCCTCTCCGCCGTGTGGGCGGGGCCGGAACGGGACGATCACTTCGATGCGCCCCCGCTGCTTTACGGCAGAACCGAAGGTTCGACCCCGTTCCGGTTGTCTTTGCATGTCGGTGATGTCGGCCACACGCTCGTCGTCGGCCCAACAGGGGCGGGCAAATCCGTGCTTCTCGCCCTCATGGCGTTGCAGTTCCGCCGTTACCTCCGCAGCCAGGTCTTCGCTTTCGATTTCGGCGGTTCGATCCGCGCAGCATCGCTCGCCATGGGCGGCGACTGGCACGATCTCGGCGGCGGCCTGACCGAAGGATCGGAATCCTCGGTATCGCTCCAGCCGCTGGCCCGCATTCACGACACCTATGAGCGTGCCTGGGCCGCCGACTGGACCGTCGCGATCCTCCTGCGGGAAGGGATTAAAATCACCCCGGAGGCAAAGGAGCACATCTGGACGGCGCTCACCTCCCTCGCATCGGCGCCGGTCGGTGAGCGCACGATCACTGGCCTCAGCGTCCTTCTCCAGTCCAACGAACTCAAGCAGGCACTCCGCCCGTACTGCGTCGGCGGTCCCTATGGCCGCTTGCTCGATGCCGAAGCCGAGCATCTCGGCTCGGCCGACGTGCAGGCATTCGAGATCGAGGGGCTGGTCGGAACGGGCGCTGCGCCTGCTGTGCTCGCCTATCTCTTCCACCGCATTGGCGACAGGCTGGACGGGCGGCCGACGCTGCTCATCATCGACGAAGGCTGGCTGGCGCTAGACGACGAAGGCTTCGCCGGCCAGCTCCGCGAATGGCTGAAGACGCTGCGCAAGAAAAACGCCTCGGTCATCTTCGCCACCCAGTCGCTCAGCGACATCGATAATTCGGACATTGCCCCGGCCATCATCGAAAGTTGCCCGACGCGACTGCTCCTCCCGAACGAACGGGCAGTCGAACCGCAGATCACAGCCATCTATCGCCGCTTCGGTCTCAATGACCGTCAGATCGAGATCCTCGCGCGAGCGACGCCCAAGCGCGACTACTACTGCCAGTCTCGCCGCGGAAATCGCCTTTTCGAGCTGGGCCTCTCAGAACTCGGCCTGGCGCTCTGCGCCGCATCGTCGAAATCCGACCAGACCCTGATCGCCAACCTCGTCGCCGAGCACGGCCGCGAGGGCTTCCTCGCCGCTTGGCTCGAAGCCCGCGAACTCGGCTGGGCGATCGACCTGCTCCCGAATTTCCCAACGCTCACCCCCCAGCCCGAAAAGGATCTTCAGCCATGA
- a CDS encoding CopG family transcriptional regulator, with product MTSHRKKIKTTVYLDPDVEKTLADFAARRDQSQSMIAEAAIASFLSPDDAERREAIVAKRLDQIDRRMTRLERDVGIAVETLAVFIRFWITTTPALPEPAAQAARAKSSERYEAFITALGRRLAQGPKLRQEISEDVPESDA from the coding sequence ATGACCAGTCACCGGAAGAAGATAAAGACCACGGTCTATCTGGACCCCGATGTCGAGAAGACGCTGGCGGATTTCGCCGCCCGCCGCGATCAATCGCAGTCCATGATAGCAGAGGCGGCTATCGCGTCGTTCCTCTCGCCGGACGATGCCGAGCGACGGGAGGCGATCGTCGCCAAGCGCCTCGACCAGATCGACCGCCGCATGACGCGCCTGGAACGGGACGTTGGCATCGCCGTCGAGACCCTTGCGGTGTTCATCCGCTTCTGGATCACCACGACGCCCGCCTTGCCGGAGCCGGCGGCGCAGGCAGCGCGTGCCAAATCCAGCGAGCGATATGAAGCGTTCATCACCGCGCTGGGCCGGCGTCTGGCGCAGGGGCCGAAGCTCCGTCAGGAGATTTCAGAAGATGTGCCCGAATCGGACGCCTGA
- a CDS encoding lytic transglycosylase domain-containing protein → MAAVQHRASAGGLTAVRRSALLLLLSGLTFAAAETPAVLAQVPSTVGAASAHPHAANITEASRRFGVPAAWIVAVMAAESAGDVRAVSSAGAMGLMQVMPDTWAELRTRHGLGRDPYDPRDNILAGTAYLREMWDRYGDVAAMLASYNAGPARYDEHRSKGRPLPAETRAYVASLAPALRGERPLNGGSIIVRPPDWREAGIFVVREGGTSAASPAQAGRASDHALPSLTATPDSITALQRQELFVAGNAAGGRP, encoded by the coding sequence ATGGCGGCGGTTCAGCACCGCGCCAGCGCCGGCGGCTTGACTGCTGTCCGGCGCTCAGCGCTCCTCCTTCTTCTTTCCGGCCTGACGTTCGCCGCGGCTGAAACGCCCGCTGTTCTGGCGCAGGTTCCGTCCACCGTCGGAGCCGCGTCGGCGCATCCGCACGCCGCGAACATCACCGAGGCGTCGCGACGCTTCGGCGTCCCGGCAGCCTGGATCGTCGCCGTGATGGCTGCAGAAAGCGCGGGCGATGTGCGCGCCGTATCGTCGGCGGGCGCGATGGGCCTTATGCAGGTCATGCCCGACACATGGGCCGAGCTCCGCACCCGCCACGGCCTTGGTCGCGATCCCTACGATCCTCGCGACAACATCCTTGCCGGCACCGCGTACCTCCGTGAAATGTGGGACCGCTACGGCGACGTCGCAGCCATGCTCGCCTCCTACAATGCCGGCCCGGCGCGCTACGACGAGCATCGCTCGAAAGGTCGCCCGCTGCCTGCCGAGACGCGGGCCTACGTCGCTTCGCTTGCGCCCGCGCTGCGCGGCGAGCGGCCCTTGAACGGCGGCTCCATTATCGTGCGACCGCCCGACTGGCGCGAGGCGGGGATCTTCGTCGTGCGCGAGGGTGGCACTTCCGCCGCCAGTCCAGCGCAGGCGGGCCGCGCGTCAGACCACGCGCTCCCATCCCTCACGGCGACCCCGGATTCGATCACCGCCTTGCAACGCCAAGAGCTGTTTGTCGCGGGCAATGCAGCGGGAGGCCGGCCATGA
- a CDS encoding relaxase/mobilization nuclease domain-containing protein, giving the protein MFDDLEFRIRPGRIRSTRAQQTRPFVAQALAAAKKAGGGVSRSGRVTSGNRSRFGRGQRASIQANRLITSRTRGAVVKARVVRHTARSAPLGTHLDYLRRDGVTRDGEKARLFGPGTENADARAFAERCGDDRHHFRFIVSPDDAPDMADLRSFTRDLVGQMEKDLGTKLDWVAVDHWNTEHPHVHLIVRGVRDDGQDLVISRDYIKEGMRDRARELITQELGPRTDLDIRRTLESQIETERWTQLDRQLVRDAGKSGIIDLAPRADRQPDEFHALKVGRLRTLEILGVAGQVGHSQWFIRPEAESVLRELGERGDIIKRMHRALTERGIERGSASYVLAGESLDVPVVGRLLERGLDDELKGTAYAVVDGVDGRTHHIKLPHLDAAGDSPPGSIVELRAYEDAQGQRRVALAVRSDLDIHSQVNAAGATWLDRQAVAREPIELSEGGFGAEVQRALEQRAEHLIGEGLAERQGGRVVFARRLLNTLCDREVSALGEKLAAETGRPFNYADGGEYVAGSYRQRFTLASGRFAMIDDGLGFQLVPWSPSLEKQIGRHVSGVARDDGGVDWDFGRKRGIGL; this is encoded by the coding sequence ATGTTCGATGACCTCGAGTTCCGCATACGTCCGGGCCGCATCCGATCGACCCGCGCGCAACAGACCCGGCCTTTTGTTGCGCAGGCGCTCGCTGCAGCGAAGAAGGCAGGCGGCGGCGTCTCGCGATCCGGCCGCGTCACCTCCGGCAATCGCTCACGCTTCGGGCGTGGCCAGCGCGCCAGCATTCAGGCTAATCGCCTCATCACGTCGCGCACGCGTGGCGCCGTCGTCAAGGCGCGTGTGGTCCGTCACACCGCTCGATCCGCGCCGCTCGGAACGCATCTCGACTATTTGCGCCGCGACGGCGTGACCCGTGACGGGGAGAAGGCGCGGCTGTTCGGGCCGGGAACGGAGAATGCCGACGCCCGCGCCTTCGCAGAGCGCTGTGGCGATGACCGGCATCATTTCCGCTTCATCGTCTCGCCCGACGACGCCCCCGACATGGCGGACCTTAGATCCTTCACCCGCGATCTCGTCGGCCAGATGGAAAAAGATCTCGGCACGAAGCTCGACTGGGTCGCCGTCGATCACTGGAACACCGAGCATCCGCATGTCCACCTGATCGTGCGCGGCGTGCGGGACGATGGCCAGGACCTCGTGATCTCGCGCGACTACATCAAGGAGGGCATGCGCGACCGGGCGCGCGAGCTCATCACCCAGGAGTTGGGACCGCGCACCGATCTCGATATCCGCCGTACTCTCGAAAGCCAGATCGAGACCGAACGCTGGACGCAGCTCGACCGCCAGCTTGTCCGCGACGCCGGCAAGTCCGGCATCATCGATCTCGCGCCGCGCGCCGACCGCCAGCCGGACGAGTTCCACGCGCTGAAGGTCGGCCGGCTGCGGACGCTGGAAATTCTCGGTGTCGCGGGACAGGTCGGCCATTCGCAATGGTTCATCAGGCCCGAGGCGGAGAGCGTCCTGCGCGAGCTCGGCGAGCGCGGCGACATCATCAAGCGCATGCACCGCGCTCTCACCGAGCGCGGCATCGAGCGCGGCTCGGCAAGCTATGTGCTCGCCGGGGAAAGCCTCGACGTGCCCGTTGTCGGTCGCCTGCTCGAACGCGGTCTGGATGACGAGCTGAAGGGGACGGCCTATGCCGTGGTCGACGGTGTCGACGGTCGCACCCATCATATCAAGCTGCCGCATCTCGATGCCGCTGGCGACAGCCCACCCGGATCGATCGTCGAGCTGCGCGCTTACGAGGATGCGCAAGGTCAGCGCCGCGTCGCGCTCGCCGTCCGCTCCGATCTGGATATCCACTCTCAGGTCAACGCAGCGGGTGCTACCTGGCTCGATCGGCAGGCGGTTGCCCGCGAGCCCATCGAGCTCTCGGAGGGTGGCTTCGGCGCCGAGGTACAGCGGGCCCTCGAGCAACGCGCCGAGCACCTGATCGGCGAAGGTCTCGCCGAACGGCAGGGCGGGCGCGTCGTCTTCGCGCGGCGACTGCTCAACACGCTATGCGATCGCGAGGTCAGTGCGCTGGGCGAAAAGCTCGCCGCCGAGACCGGCCGGCCATTCAACTATGCCGACGGCGGCGAGTATGTCGCCGGCTCCTATCGCCAGCGCTTCACGCTCGCCTCCGGCCGCTTCGCCATGATCGACGACGGCCTCGGCTTCCAGCTCGTACCCTGGTCTCCCTCTCTCGAAAAGCAGATCGGCCGCCACGTCTCCGGCGTCGCCCGCGACGATGGCGGCGTCGACTGGGACTTCGGCCGCAAGCGGGGGATCGGCCTCTAA
- a CDS encoding TrbC/VirB2 family protein, producing the protein MRGSYRRLASSTALFTIMILAATPPAHASGSSMPWEQPLQQILQSIEGPVAKIVAVIIIIATGLALAFGDTSGGFRRLIQIVFGLSIAFAASSFFLSFFSFGGGVLV; encoded by the coding sequence ATGCGCGGCAGCTACCGGCGTCTCGCCAGTTCGACCGCGCTCTTCACCATCATGATACTGGCCGCCACGCCGCCGGCCCATGCCTCCGGCTCCTCCATGCCGTGGGAACAGCCGCTTCAACAGATCCTCCAGTCGATCGAGGGGCCGGTCGCCAAGATCGTGGCGGTGATCATCATCATCGCCACCGGCCTGGCGCTCGCCTTCGGCGACACCAGCGGCGGCTTCCGCCGCCTGATCCAGATCGTATTCGGTCTGTCGATCGCCTTCGCGGCCAGCTCGTTCTTCCTCAGCTTCTTCAGCTTCGGCGGCGGGGTACTTGTCTGA
- a CDS encoding IS110 family transposase: MEKTVDFIIPKSVPEAVLVSLELSRTKWLVTVIRPTNHVRMSRYLVAGGDLEDLLAKLSEFRMRASRELGHDVPVISIQEAGYEGFWLRRALEAAGVQSHIVDPASIAQPRRARNAKTDRIDGEMLLRTLMAWLRGDPRVCSMVRPINPEDEDRRRLTRERRELIGERVRLVNRMKGLLLSQGIRDYEPMRPNRRPRLTELRTGDGRALGHNMKHQLERMLDRLELLLVQMKAIEEARLELAKQCIAPADVEDAAVSDISAGSLLMKIRGIGPEFASVMVTEGLFRRYENRRQIASYAGLAPTPWRSGSINREQGISQAGNPRLRTAMIELAWLWLRHQPDSRLARWFHERTGPQGGRMKKIMIAALARKLLVALWKYVTQGVLPDGVAMKAA, translated from the coding sequence ATGGAGAAGACTGTCGATTTCATCATCCCCAAGAGCGTTCCGGAAGCCGTTCTGGTCTCGCTGGAACTGTCGCGAACCAAATGGCTGGTGACAGTGATTCGCCCCACCAACCATGTCCGAATGTCACGCTATCTGGTTGCTGGTGGAGATCTTGAGGATCTGTTGGCGAAGCTCTCGGAATTCCGTATGAGGGCCAGCCGGGAGCTGGGGCACGATGTCCCGGTCATTTCCATTCAGGAAGCTGGATATGAAGGATTCTGGCTCCGCCGGGCATTGGAAGCCGCCGGTGTGCAAAGCCACATCGTCGATCCGGCCTCGATTGCCCAGCCCAGACGGGCGCGAAACGCCAAGACCGATAGGATCGACGGCGAGATGTTGCTCAGAACGCTGATGGCTTGGCTCCGTGGCGACCCGCGCGTCTGCTCGATGGTCAGGCCGATCAATCCCGAAGATGAGGATCGTCGCCGCCTGACTCGCGAACGCCGCGAACTGATCGGCGAGCGCGTACGGCTTGTGAATCGAATGAAGGGCCTTCTGCTATCGCAGGGAATCCGTGACTATGAACCCATGCGACCGAACAGACGTCCGCGACTCACCGAACTGCGGACGGGAGACGGCCGTGCCCTTGGGCACAACATGAAGCATCAACTCGAACGCATGCTGGATCGTTTGGAACTGCTCCTCGTCCAGATGAAGGCGATCGAGGAAGCCCGGCTCGAGCTGGCCAAACAGTGTATCGCGCCGGCCGATGTCGAGGATGCGGCAGTCAGCGACATAAGTGCGGGTTCACTGCTCATGAAGATCAGAGGCATTGGGCCCGAATTTGCCTCGGTCATGGTGACCGAAGGCCTTTTCCGCAGATATGAGAACCGGCGGCAGATTGCGTCCTATGCGGGGCTGGCCCCGACTCCGTGGCGAAGTGGATCGATCAATCGCGAACAAGGCATCTCGCAGGCGGGCAACCCACGCCTGCGCACGGCCATGATCGAATTGGCCTGGCTTTGGCTGCGGCATCAGCCTGATAGCCGCCTTGCACGATGGTTCCATGAACGAACCGGTCCGCAAGGAGGTAGGATGAAGAAGATCATGATCGCCGCGCTGGCGCGAAAACTCCTCGTGGCGCTGTGGAAATATGTCACCCAGGGTGTGTTGCCCGACGGGGTCGCAATGAAAGCCGCGTGA
- a CDS encoding VirB3 family type IV secretion system protein — protein MAAVLEQLDAVPGFSVPVHRALTEHILLGGAPRSIAIMNGTLAGAVGLGLRLWLVGLTIWAIGHFVAVWAARRDPLFVEVGRRHLRIPAFLAV, from the coding sequence ATGGCGGCGGTCCTCGAACAACTCGACGCGGTGCCGGGCTTTTCGGTGCCCGTCCATCGCGCCTTGACCGAGCACATCCTGCTGGGCGGTGCGCCGCGCTCCATCGCGATCATGAACGGCACGCTGGCCGGGGCCGTGGGCCTCGGCCTGCGCCTCTGGCTCGTCGGCCTCACCATCTGGGCAATCGGTCATTTCGTGGCCGTCTGGGCGGCCCGTCGCGATCCGCTCTTTGTCGAGGTCGGGCGCAGGCATCTGCGCATTCCGGCTTTCCTCGCGGTGTGA